The Scyliorhinus torazame isolate Kashiwa2021f chromosome X, sScyTor2.1, whole genome shotgun sequence genome has a segment encoding these proteins:
- the arf3b gene encoding ADP-ribosylation factor 3b has protein sequence MGSILSVLKGLIGKKEMRILMVGLDAAGKTTILYKLKLGEIVTTIPTIGFNVETVEYKNVSFTVWDVGGQDKIRPLWRHYFQNTQGLIFVVDSNDRERVTEAREELMRMLAEDELRDAVLLVFANKQDLPNAMTAAQITDKLGLHNLRCRLWYIQATCATSGDGLYTGLDWLASQLKNK, from the exons ATGGGAAGCATTCTATCTGTTTTGAAAGGCTTGATTGGAAAGAAAGAGATGAGAATTCTGATGGTTGGCCTGGATGCTGCTGGGAAAACCACCATTCTTTACAAATTGAAGCTTGGAGAGATTGTTACCACAATACCCACTATAG GTTTTAATGTTGAGACGGTGGAATATAAAAACGTCAGCTTCACTGTGTGGGATGTTGGTGGCCAGGACAAAATCCGACCACTCTGGCGTCACTACTTTCAGAACACACAAG GGTTGATATTTGTCGTAGACAGTAATGACCGAGAACGTGTGACTGAGGCACGCGAGGAACTGATGCGGATGCTTGCAGAGGATGAATTGCGAGATGCTGTTCTACTCGTCTTTGCCAACAAGCAG GATCTGCCGAATGCAATGACTGCGGCTCAAATCACAGACAAGCTGGGCCTGCATAACCTGCGCTGCCGACTCTGGTATATTCAGGCCACGTGTGCCACCAGTGGTGACGGCCTCTACACCGGTCTGGACTGGTTAGCCAGTCAGTTGAAAAACAAGTGA